A section of the Terriglobales bacterium genome encodes:
- a CDS encoding threonine synthase, with protein sequence MGRIVFLECTRCGEHYDAGQPQTVCPHDGGVLYARYDLPAIKKSFTPQSLAGRPATMWRYREVLPEANPVSLGEGFTPLLPSREYKNVYVKDEGLNPTGSFKARGLSAAVTMAKAYGLKKLAIPSAGNAASALAAYAAAAAIEAHIFMPRDVPRANLVECQTYGAQVTLVDGLISDCARLVSERKQANGWFDVSSLKEPFRLEGKKTMGYEVAEQLDWKLPEAIIYPTGGGVGLLGMWKAFEELEALGWIGKKRPKMIAVQSAGCAPIVKAWDEGKKTAEAWSNAATLAAGLRVPKAYGDYLILDVLRQSHGTATAVSDAELTDCLRHWARVEGIFASPEGAASLAAYRKLLASEFLKSNDIVVLFNTGSGLKYIDVIAPAGEAKPADQPATRQIGGIIGPF encoded by the coding sequence ATGGGCAGGATTGTTTTTCTCGAGTGCACTCGCTGCGGCGAACACTACGACGCTGGACAGCCGCAGACCGTCTGTCCCCACGACGGCGGTGTGCTGTATGCCCGCTACGATTTGCCTGCCATAAAGAAGAGTTTCACTCCGCAATCACTCGCCGGTCGCCCTGCAACCATGTGGCGCTACCGTGAAGTGCTGCCCGAGGCAAATCCTGTATCGCTGGGCGAAGGTTTTACTCCGCTGCTGCCCAGCCGGGAATACAAGAATGTTTATGTAAAAGATGAAGGGTTGAACCCAACAGGTTCCTTCAAGGCGCGTGGACTCTCCGCCGCCGTCACCATGGCCAAGGCCTATGGCCTCAAGAAATTGGCCATACCCTCAGCCGGAAATGCTGCCAGCGCCTTGGCGGCTTACGCCGCCGCCGCGGCGATCGAGGCGCACATCTTCATGCCCCGCGACGTGCCCCGCGCCAATCTAGTTGAATGCCAGACCTACGGAGCGCAGGTCACGTTGGTAGACGGTCTCATCAGCGACTGTGCCCGCTTAGTCAGCGAACGCAAACAGGCCAACGGATGGTTCGACGTTTCCAGCCTGAAAGAACCGTTTCGTCTCGAAGGCAAGAAGACCATGGGCTATGAAGTGGCCGAGCAACTGGATTGGAAGCTACCCGAGGCAATTATCTATCCCACCGGCGGTGGCGTAGGCCTGCTAGGCATGTGGAAGGCCTTCGAAGAGCTCGAAGCCTTGGGCTGGATAGGCAAAAAGCGGCCCAAAATGATCGCCGTGCAATCCGCCGGATGCGCCCCCATTGTTAAAGCCTGGGATGAAGGCAAAAAGACAGCCGAGGCCTGGTCGAATGCCGCAACCCTCGCCGCTGGATTGCGCGTCCCCAAAGCCTACGGCGACTACTTGATCCTGGACGTCTTGCGCCAAAGCCATGGCACGGCAACTGCGGTTTCTGACGCTGAGTTGACAGACTGCCTTCGACACTGGGCTCGCGTGGAGGGCATCTTCGCTTCGCCTGAAGGCGCAGCCTCCCTCGCGGCATACCGCAAGTTACTGGCCAGCGAATTCTTAAAGTCTAACGACATTGTCGTACTGTTCAACACCGGCTCGGGGCTAAAGTACATCGACGTGATCGCGCCAGCCGGCGAGGCCAAGCCAGCCGACCAACCAGCCACGCGTCAGATCGGCGGAATCATCGGACCCTTTTGA
- the nrdR gene encoding transcriptional regulator NrdR, with amino-acid sequence MKCPFCGFINDKVVDSRESKEGESIRRRRECLKCGKRFTTYERTDEIPYMVVKKDGRREKFDRQKVLNGLLRACEKRPVSMGRLEQIVNETESFVIDSVERERKSSEIGELIMNRLRKIDKVAYVRFASVYLDFKDVQEFMTELKDLLKSKEGTPPAPPPKAKSGARA; translated from the coding sequence ATGAAATGCCCCTTTTGCGGCTTCATCAACGACAAAGTAGTAGATTCCCGTGAGAGCAAAGAGGGCGAGTCCATTCGCCGTCGTCGCGAATGCCTGAAGTGTGGCAAGCGGTTTACTACCTACGAGCGCACAGACGAAATCCCTTATATGGTCGTCAAGAAGGACGGCCGCAGGGAAAAATTCGATCGTCAGAAGGTCTTGAACGGTTTGTTGCGGGCGTGCGAGAAGCGCCCCGTATCCATGGGCAGGCTGGAGCAAATCGTCAACGAGACCGAAAGCTTCGTCATTGACTCGGTCGAACGCGAACGCAAAAGCAGCGAGATCGGCGAGCTCATCATGAACCGCCTACGCAAGATTGATAAGGTGGCCTACGTGCGCTTCGCGTCGGTTTACCTTGATTTCAAAGACGTGCAGGAGTTCATGACCGAGTTGAAAGACCTGCTCAAGAGCAAGGAAGGGACCCCGCCAGCGCCACCACCCAAAGCCAAGAGCGGCGCCAGAGCGTGA
- a CDS encoding tetratricopeptide repeat protein has protein sequence MLRAIVRSYNSMGALYGIYSWGLFLQALAIFHFIRRRPDTYWIFIILFGGGIGALVYLLVEALPDAGLLRDSFKGFSRRGRIRQLEATILDNPSAGNLEELADLYLEEKRFARARDYYNRAISSRTDSPDPFYRRAICSVEAGDFAAAVPDLERVVRQDAKYDYHRAAGLLAHAYAQTGQTDRAAALFQQVTAISTLSETQFNYASFLASQGHSAEARDWVQRILNKKPTMPRYLKRRERPWFRRAAGLLRRLPA, from the coding sequence ATGCTGCGTGCTATAGTTCGCTCTTATAACAGCATGGGCGCTCTCTACGGCATTTATTCCTGGGGCCTCTTCCTCCAGGCTCTCGCGATCTTTCACTTCATCCGTCGCCGTCCTGACACATATTGGATCTTCATCATTCTCTTTGGAGGCGGAATCGGGGCCCTGGTTTACCTGCTGGTAGAAGCGCTGCCCGATGCTGGACTGCTTCGCGACTCGTTCAAGGGATTTTCCCGCCGCGGACGAATCCGTCAGCTCGAAGCCACCATCCTTGACAATCCTTCAGCCGGGAATCTGGAAGAACTCGCGGACCTTTACCTCGAGGAGAAGAGATTTGCGCGCGCCCGCGACTACTACAACCGTGCTATTTCCTCCCGCACCGACTCACCCGATCCCTTCTACCGCCGGGCCATTTGTTCGGTGGAAGCGGGGGATTTTGCCGCCGCAGTTCCCGACCTGGAGCGCGTAGTGCGTCAGGACGCAAAGTACGACTATCACCGCGCGGCGGGGTTGCTGGCGCATGCTTATGCGCAGACCGGTCAGACGGACCGCGCCGCTGCCTTATTTCAGCAGGTGACCGCCATTTCCACGCTCTCCGAAACCCAATTCAACTACGCCTCTTTCTTGGCATCGCAAGGCCATTCTGCGGAGGCACGGGACTGGGTACAGCGCATCCTCAACAAAAAACCTACCATGCCTCGTTATCTGAAGCGCCGCGAGCGTCCGTGGTTTCGTAGGGCCGCTGGCTTGTTGAGGCGCCTGCCAGCGTAA
- a CDS encoding lysylphosphatidylglycerol synthase transmembrane domain-containing protein, with amino-acid sequence MSKKRLVTTAVIVAILGLLVYFQVQHWRSFDWAKFSAASHVDPLHIAAAVGLIYLTYVLRAVRWKVFLEPVRKVPAKDLISPTFIGFTGLALLGRPGEFIRPYLIAKKAQVSVPSQIGVWTVERIFDIGAFAILMAVDVFFSAKIQSNPYIGKFRLAAVVLCALVALAAVIAVMIRRRGPEVAAFLHRNTARISSNLAHHVDQKVRAFGEGLNTISGTGSLLKLIALSLLIWFLIALGYREVAHAYPPEPPPGVTEEGPPALDVETARLADLPEYAGLPLDEDVLADLKPALEAKGFKVKEEKGDIWLMRKGKRLKKIGDRPHLSNMDISHVLLLMGFSMIGSVVQLPAVGGGSQLAVISALQVIYGIPPEMAVSCGMLLWLVTFMAVIPIGLAFARHEHVSLRKVEKEAGREERDQEQEPAQDTTPYSR; translated from the coding sequence ATGAGCAAGAAGCGCTTAGTCACAACGGCCGTCATTGTTGCAATCCTGGGCTTGCTCGTCTATTTCCAGGTGCAGCATTGGCGCTCGTTCGATTGGGCGAAGTTCAGCGCTGCCAGTCATGTAGATCCGCTGCACATTGCAGCCGCCGTGGGACTTATTTACCTGACCTATGTTTTGCGGGCAGTGCGGTGGAAAGTCTTTCTGGAACCAGTACGGAAGGTGCCGGCCAAGGACTTGATTTCCCCAACTTTTATTGGTTTTACGGGCCTGGCGCTGCTGGGACGCCCGGGAGAGTTCATTCGCCCTTACCTGATTGCGAAGAAGGCGCAGGTATCGGTTCCCTCTCAGATCGGAGTATGGACGGTCGAACGGATTTTCGATATCGGCGCATTCGCAATATTGATGGCGGTGGATGTCTTCTTTTCGGCGAAGATCCAGTCCAACCCGTACATCGGGAAGTTCCGGCTTGCGGCGGTGGTGTTGTGCGCGCTGGTGGCGCTGGCCGCCGTAATCGCGGTCATGATCCGGAGGCGCGGGCCAGAAGTGGCAGCATTCCTGCACCGCAACACGGCGCGTATCTCTTCCAACCTGGCTCACCATGTTGACCAGAAGGTACGTGCATTCGGAGAAGGCCTGAACACCATCAGCGGCACCGGGTCATTGCTGAAGCTGATCGCGCTATCTCTGCTGATCTGGTTTCTGATCGCGCTCGGTTATCGCGAGGTCGCCCACGCTTATCCCCCGGAGCCTCCTCCCGGGGTCACGGAGGAAGGCCCACCGGCTCTGGACGTGGAAACCGCCCGCCTTGCGGACCTACCGGAGTACGCCGGCTTACCGCTGGATGAGGATGTTCTCGCGGACCTGAAACCCGCGCTTGAGGCCAAGGGATTCAAGGTGAAAGAAGAAAAGGGCGACATATGGCTGATGCGCAAGGGCAAGCGCCTGAAGAAGATCGGGGACCGCCCGCACCTGAGCAACATGGATATTTCACATGTGCTGCTGCTCATGGGTTTCAGCATGATTGGGTCAGTGGTGCAGCTGCCGGCGGTGGGCGGCGGTAGCCAGTTGGCGGTCATCAGCGCCCTGCAAGTGATCTACGGAATTCCTCCGGAAATGGCTGTAAGTTGCGGCATGCTGCTGTGGCTGGTCACATTTATGGCGGTCATCCCTATCGGGCTGGCGTTTGCTCGACACGAGCACGTGTCTCTGCGCAAAGTGGAAAAAGAGGCAGGACGAGAAGAGCGCGACCAAGAACAAGAGCCGGCACAGGACACAACACCCTATTCACGGTAA
- a CDS encoding Cof-type HAD-IIB family hydrolase → MKLPIRLLAIDIDGTLLNTQFQIPAANLEALKRAHEAGIEIVLVTGRRHTFALPIAEMLGFEVSLISSNGAVTRSLAGKLFHRDLLPASTALELCKAMREFRGSTVVTFDKETKGALVLERMDELNGSIKRWMEKNEQFIELVVPIENCLVCDPVQAMFCGSIPRMQKAMAMLEASGLGERITVLRTEYPLRDLCIVDVLNRDCSKGHALERWAKHRGIPREEVMAIGDNYNDIEMLAFAGFPVIMGNAAQELRDRGWMVTLGHDEAGVAAAVEQVLSGEALGV, encoded by the coding sequence GTGAAGCTGCCCATCCGACTATTAGCCATTGATATAGATGGCACCCTGCTTAACACCCAGTTTCAGATTCCAGCCGCCAACCTCGAGGCGCTAAAGCGCGCACACGAGGCCGGAATCGAGATCGTCCTGGTGACCGGACGCAGGCACACGTTTGCTCTGCCCATTGCGGAAATGCTGGGCTTCGAAGTGTCTCTGATCAGCTCAAATGGAGCAGTTACACGGTCGTTAGCCGGCAAGCTTTTTCACCGCGATCTGCTGCCCGCCAGCACCGCGCTGGAGCTTTGCAAGGCAATGCGGGAATTCCGCGGCAGTACGGTGGTCACCTTCGATAAGGAAACGAAGGGGGCACTGGTGCTGGAACGCATGGACGAACTCAACGGCAGCATCAAGCGTTGGATGGAAAAGAACGAGCAATTCATCGAACTGGTGGTGCCCATCGAGAACTGTTTGGTTTGCGATCCGGTACAGGCGATGTTTTGTGGGAGCATCCCTCGCATGCAGAAGGCTATGGCGATGCTGGAGGCAAGCGGTCTCGGGGAGCGCATTACCGTGCTGCGGACGGAGTATCCGCTGCGTGATTTGTGCATCGTGGACGTGCTGAATCGAGATTGTTCCAAGGGACATGCGCTGGAGCGATGGGCCAAACACCGAGGCATTCCCCGGGAAGAGGTCATGGCCATCGGTGACAACTACAACGATATTGAGATGCTTGCCTTTGCAGGGTTCCCGGTTATCATGGGAAATGCCGCGCAGGAGCTGCGCGACCGGGGATGGATGGTCACCCTCGGGCACGACGAAGCCGGCGTGGCAGCCGCAGTGGAGCAGGTCTTGAGCGGTGAAGCGCTCGGCGTGTAA
- a CDS encoding lytic transglycosylase domain-containing protein: MKFAIKFGIWLGFSLLTLCLLGGLASAADVAMLRNGFSIRHQRREVIEQVTRLYLGSAADGYIDIPTAEIVAFGKDETPVEDVAAKTVVTSLPPLDSAVSAASTRNGIDSDLITSVIHAESDFKAQAISPKGARGLMQLMPQTASHLGISNPFDPAANVDGGTRYLRELLDFYHDDMIKALAAYNAGPQRVARYHGVPPYHETHAYVARVIREFNRKKLAQRRAEAAKAGVKTAAVKAKSPSAP, from the coding sequence ATGAAGTTCGCGATCAAGTTCGGGATCTGGTTGGGGTTCAGCTTACTGACGCTGTGCCTGCTCGGAGGCCTGGCCTCAGCCGCTGACGTTGCCATGCTGCGCAATGGCTTCTCGATCAGGCATCAGCGTCGTGAAGTAATCGAGCAGGTGACGCGCCTGTATTTGGGATCAGCAGCGGATGGTTACATTGACATTCCCACGGCGGAAATCGTCGCGTTCGGCAAGGACGAGACGCCGGTCGAAGATGTCGCCGCAAAGACCGTTGTGACTTCCCTGCCGCCTCTCGACTCCGCAGTAAGTGCCGCCAGCACGCGCAACGGAATTGACTCAGACCTGATCACCAGCGTCATTCATGCGGAAAGTGACTTCAAAGCCCAAGCAATCTCGCCCAAGGGCGCACGTGGCCTTATGCAGCTGATGCCGCAGACAGCTTCGCATCTGGGGATCAGCAATCCGTTTGATCCGGCCGCCAATGTGGATGGCGGCACTCGCTATTTGCGCGAACTGCTCGATTTCTACCACGACGATATGATCAAGGCCTTGGCTGCCTACAACGCAGGACCGCAGCGCGTAGCCCGATATCATGGCGTTCCGCCGTACCATGAAACTCACGCCTATGTGGCGCGCGTAATTCGCGAATTCAATCGCAAGAAGCTGGCGCAACGCCGCGCGGAAGCGGCAAAAGCAGGTGTAAAGACGGCCGCGGTCAAAGCGAAAAGCCCTTCAGCGCCGTAG
- a CDS encoding isocitrate/isopropylmalate dehydrogenase family protein, with protein MAYRITLIPGDGIGPEVTQAAVRILEATGVKFEWERHEAGADAYEKYKEYMPKELIESIERTHVGLKGPVTTPIAGGFSSINVALRKKFELYANFRPISNLPHVPTRYPDVDLIIIRENTEGLYSGIEHEVVPGVVESLKIITEKACTRISKFGFEYARKHKRKKIHVIHKANIMKMSDGLFLRSSRAVSKHYPEIVYGEHIVDNTCMQLVMNPYQYDMLVMENLYGDIISDLCAAFVGGLGLVPGANIGDECAIFEAVHGSAPDIAGKNMANPTALVRSGILMLRHLGEDEAAKRVERGLERVYRQREKLTRDVGGKAGTSEFADSVIEAMEEHTDREASAQATRF; from the coding sequence ATGGCTTACCGGATCACATTAATTCCCGGCGATGGGATCGGGCCTGAGGTCACGCAGGCTGCAGTGCGCATCCTCGAAGCCACTGGAGTGAAGTTCGAATGGGAACGCCATGAGGCCGGTGCGGATGCTTACGAAAAGTACAAAGAGTACATGCCTAAGGAGCTGATTGAGTCCATTGAGCGGACGCACGTAGGGCTGAAAGGGCCGGTGACGACGCCGATCGCGGGAGGGTTCTCCAGCATCAATGTGGCACTGCGTAAGAAGTTTGAGCTGTACGCAAATTTCCGGCCCATCAGCAACCTGCCGCATGTTCCGACGCGTTATCCGGATGTGGACCTCATTATTATCCGCGAGAATACCGAGGGCCTATATTCCGGCATCGAGCACGAGGTTGTGCCCGGAGTGGTGGAGAGCTTGAAGATCATCACCGAGAAGGCGTGCACAAGGATCTCAAAATTCGGCTTTGAATATGCGCGCAAGCACAAGCGCAAGAAGATCCACGTGATCCACAAAGCCAACATCATGAAGATGTCGGATGGACTGTTCCTGCGGTCTTCGCGCGCAGTTTCCAAGCACTATCCAGAGATCGTCTACGGTGAGCACATCGTGGACAATACCTGCATGCAGCTGGTGATGAATCCCTACCAATACGACATGCTGGTGATGGAGAACTTGTATGGAGACATCATTTCCGACCTGTGCGCCGCGTTCGTGGGAGGTCTGGGACTGGTGCCGGGCGCTAACATTGGCGACGAGTGTGCGATTTTCGAGGCGGTACACGGTTCGGCCCCAGACATTGCGGGAAAGAACATGGCCAATCCCACGGCGCTGGTTCGCTCCGGAATCCTCATGCTGCGCCATTTGGGTGAGGATGAGGCTGCGAAACGGGTAGAAAGAGGATTAGAACGGGTTTACCGCCAGCGCGAAAAGCTTACTCGAGATGTGGGCGGCAAAGCCGGTACGTCGGAGTTCGCCGATTCCGTGATCGAGGCGATGGAAGAACACACGGACCGCGAGGCGAGCGCGCAAGCCACTCGCTTCTAA